The Megalobrama amblycephala isolate DHTTF-2021 linkage group LG13, ASM1881202v1, whole genome shotgun sequence genome contains a region encoding:
- the rhbdl2 gene encoding rhomboid-related protein 2, giving the protein MGDNDIEEQDTFPVKRDEEGDTRANPKRSGRRVEKIHKNVSKWILPEELRETYLERANCCPPPIFIILISLAELGVFIYYAVWKPQKQWITLGTGIWESPLTYKPEQREEAWRFLSYMFVHAGVEHIMGNLLMQLLLGIPLELVHKGFEVGMVYMAGVLAGSLASSIFDPLSALVGASGGVYALMGGYFMNAVVNFREMIPLMGVFRILVIVLIVGTDVGFAIYRRFFSHDVAMKVSFVAHIGGGVAGMTIGYVFFTNYNKELLRDPRFWLCIVGYIAFFLFAIIFNIFLSPAPA; this is encoded by the exons ATGGGCGATAATGACATCGAAGAGCAAGACACTTTTCCCGTAAAGAGGGATGAAGAAGGTGATACTCGAGCAAATCCGAAGAGAAGTGGTCGCAGGGTAGAAAAGATACATAAGAATGTTTCGAAATGGATTCTTCCCGAGGAGTTACGGGAGACGTATTTGGAGCGAGCGAACTGCTGTCCGCCACCGAtcttcatcatcctcatcaGCTTAGCGGAG ttaggAGTGTTTATATACTATGCGGTATGGAAGCCTCAAAAGCAGTGGATAACCCTGGGTACAGGGATCTGGGAGAGTCCTCTTACCTATAAGCCTGAACAACGCGAGGAGGCATGGCGGTTTCTCTCCTACATGTTTGTACATGCCGG GGTGGAGCATATCATGGGAAACCTGTTAATGCAGCTTCTTCTTGGCATTCCCCTGGAGCTGGTGCATAAGGGCTTTGAAGTAGGCATGGTCTATATGGCAGGAGTCCTTGCAG GCTCTCTTGCCAGCTCCATCTTTGATCCTCTCAGTGCTCTTGTGGGCGCTTCGGGAGGTGTTTATGCCCTCATGGGAGGTTACTTCATGAATGCTGTGGTG AATTTCAGGGAGATGATTCCACTTATGGGAGTGTTTCGCATTCTTGTAATTGTTCTTATTG ttggaaCAGATGTTGGATTTGCTATTTACAGAAGGTTCTTTAGCCACGACGTTGCCATGAAG GTCTCTTTTGTGGCCCATATTGGTGGTGGAGTAGCAGGCATGACCATTGGTTATGTCTTTTTCACCAACTACAATAAAGAGCTCCTCAGGGACCCACGCTTCTGGttgtgcattgtgggatacatcGCCTTCTTCTTGTTTgctataattttcaacatcttcctGTCCCCAGCACCCGCATGA
- the gja9a gene encoding gap junction protein alpha 9a — MGDWNFLGGILEEVHIHSTMVGKIWLTILFIFRMLVLGVAAEDVWNDEQADFICNTEQPGCRNVCYDKAFPISLIRYWVLQVIFVSSPSLVYMGHALYRLRALEKERQRKKLTLRRELEAVDVEMAEVRRKIERELRQIDQGKLNKAPLRGSLLRTYVAHIVTRSAVEVGFMTGQYILYGFQLNPLYKCEREPCPNAVDCFVSRPTEKSVFMVFMQCIAAISLFLNILEIMHLAYKKLKKVILNYYPHLKDDLDDSYYPNKLKKDSVVHQTCIGTSTGRKATIASAPSGYNLLLERPPDETGYPPLINPSSAFLPVQGDLPAKNGSDAPKYSQHSPTEHNSNSNNTSSDTRSPPCNSVTPPKQDEGEDSVQPPPTHKKGQESKTSDSSSHPRESSHSSSSVGKKPWKVSAPWNCSTVVEGNGSDSDSLEGAKARCPYSTVRARTLSRSESKRSRPTSPDSIEESSSESRHSPQVSPSHRASLASSSSSRRAAPTDLQI; from the coding sequence ATGGGAGACTGGAACTTCCTTGGCGGGATATTGGAAGAGGTGCATATCCACTCCACCATGGTGGGGAAGATCTGGCTGACCATCCTCTTCATCTTCCGCATGCTGGTGCTTGGGGTGGCGGCAGAGGATGTGTGGAATGATGAACAGGCTGACTTTATCTGCAACACCGAGCAGCCTGGTTGCCGCAACGTGTGCTACGACAAAGCATTCCCCATTTCCCTTATCCGCTATTGGGTGCTGCAGGTCATTTTTGTGTCTTCACCTTCGCTGGTCTACATGGGCCATGCCCTCTACCGCCTCCGTGCCCTCGAGAAAGAGCGACAGCGCAAAAAGTTAACACTGAGACGTGAACTTGAGGCTGTGGACGTGGAGATGGCAGAGGTACGACGCAAAATAGAGCGTGAGCTTCGGCAGATCGACCAGGGGAAGCTGAACAAAGCTCCGTTGAGAGGATCCCTTCTGCGCACCTACGTGGCTCACATAGTCACCCGCTCTGCCGTAGAGGTGGGCTTCATGACCGGACAATATATTCTGTATGGGTTTCAACTAAATCCGCTGTACAAATGTGAGCGGGAGCCCTGCCCGAACGCAGTGGATTGCTTTGTATCTCGACCCACTGAGAAAAGTGTCTTCATGGTGTTCATGCAATGCATAGCTGCCATCTCATTGTTTCTCAACATCCTGGAGATCATGCACCTGGCCTACAAGAAGCTTAAAAAAGTCATTTTGAACTACTACCCACACCTGAAGGACGATCTCGATGACAGCTACTATCCCAACAAGCTGAAGAAAGATTCTGTGGTCCATCAGACGTGCATCGGTACCTCGACTGGCCGCAAGGCCACCATTGCTTCTGCACCCAGCGGATACAACCTTCTTCTTGAGAGACCACCTGATGAAACCGGCTACCCTCCTTTGATTAACCCATCCTCTGCTTTCTTACCCGTTCAGGGTGATTTGCCAGCTAAAAACGGTTCTGATGCACCAAAGTATTCGCAGCACAGTCCCACAGAGCACAACAGCAATTCCAACAACACCAGCAGTGACACGCGCTCACCACCTTGCAACTCCGTCACGCCACCAAAGCAAGATGAGGGGGAAGATTCTGTCCAGCCTCCACCTACGCACAAGAAAGGGCAGGAGTCCAAGACTTCAGACTCATCAAGCCACCCCAGAGAATCTTCTCACTCATCATCCAGCGTGGGAAAGAAGCCATGGAAGGTCAGCGCACCCTGGAACTGCTCAACGGTTGTAGAAGGTAATGGCTCCGACTCTGATTCACTGGAAGGCGCTAAAGCCCGCTGTCCCTACTCCACTGTGCGGGCACGTACTTTGTCCAGGTCTGAATCCAAGCGGAGCAGGCCCACCTCTCCTGATTCAATAGAAGAATCCAGCTCTGAGTCACGGCATAGTCCACAAGTATCACCAAGCCATCGCGCCTCATTGGCCAGCAGTTCCAGTAGCAGACGAGCTGCTCCCACAGATTTACAGATATGA
- the rragca gene encoding ras-related GTP binding Ca, which yields MSIQYEAPLADSYGVADSFPKDFGYGEEEGDIEDSPSPSDSKPRILLMGLRRSGKSSIQKVVFHKMSPNETLFLESTNKIYKDDISSSSFVNFQIWDFPGQVDFFDPTFDYEMIFRGTGALIFVIDAQDDYVEALGRLHLTVSRAYRVNPEINFEVFIHKVDGLSDDHKIETQRDIHQRANDDLADASLEKLHLSFYLTSIYDHSIFEAFSKVVQKLIPQLPTLENLLNIFISNSGIEKAFLFDVVSKIYIATDSSPVDMQSYELCCDMIDVVIDVSCIYGLKEDGSGSAYDKESMAIIKLNNTTVLYLKEVTRFLALVCILREESFERKGLIDYNFHCFRKAIHEVFEVGVSTSRTSNQPIGTPLMKTVALNGTPRSTV from the exons ATGTCGATCCAGTACGAGGCACCGCTGGCGGACAGCTACGGGGTGGCGGACTCATTTCCCAAAGATTTCGGatatggagaagaggagggagACATTGAGGACAGTCCTAGTCCCTCCGACAGCAAACCAAGAATCTTGCTGATGGGATTAAGGAGGAGCGGAAAGTCCTCTATCCAAAAG GTGGTGTTTCATAAGATGTCCCCCAACGAGACCCTATTTCTGGAAAGCACCAACAAGATCTATAAAGATGACATCTCCAGCAGTTCCTTTGTCAACTTCCAGATCTGGGACTTCCCTGGACAAGTTGATTTTTTTGATCCTACCTTTGACTACGAGATGATTTTCAGAGGAACTGGGGCCTTGATATTTGTCATCGATGCACAG GATGACTACGTGGAGGCCCTTGGTCGACTCCACCTAACAGTATCACGGGCCTACAGAGTTAACCCAGAGATCAACTTTGAAGTGTTCATCCATAAAGTAGATGGCCTGTCAGATGACCATAAGATTGAGACCCAGAGGGATATACATCAGAGGGCTAATGATGACCTGGCAGATGCCAGCTTAGAGAAACTACATCTCAG TTTCTATTTGACCAGTATATATGATCACTCCATCTTCGAGGCCTTCAGTAAAGTTGTCCAGAAGCTCATTCCTCAGCTTCCCACACTGGAGAACCTTCTCAACATCTTTATATCT AATTCAGGGATTGAGAAGGCCTTCCTGTTTGATGTCGTCAGTAAGATTTACATCGCCACCGACAGTTCACCGGTGGACATGCAGTCCTACGAGCTCTGCTGCGACATGATTGATGTGGTCATCGACGTCTCCTGTATTTACGG ATTAAAGGAGGATGGCAGTGGCAGTGCATATGATAAGGAGTCTATGGCCATCATCAAACTCAACAACACCACAGTGCTGTACCTGAAAGAGGTCACCAGGTTCCTTGCTCTGGTCTGCATCCTGAGAGAAGAGAGCTTTGAGCGCAAAG GATTGATAGACTACAATTTCCACTGTTTCCGGAAAGCCATTCATGAAGTGTTCGAAGTGGGTGTTTCCACCTCAAGGACAAGCAACCAGCCAATTGGCACCCCTCTCATGAAGACTGTTGCCTTAAACGGAACCCCCAGGAGCACTGTGTAG